DNA sequence from the Terriglobales bacterium genome:
GGCATCGTACAGCGCGCCCTGCTTCTTCTTTTCCGCCGCGACGGCCTTGCTCACCGCCGCTTCCATCTTGGCCTTCTCGCCGCTGCGCCGATAGAACGATGCCAGGTCGAGCCACGCGCCGGCGGAGTTGCTCGCCTGCACGCCCGCCGTGTACTCCTTCTCGGCCGACTCCAGTTCCTTGTTCGTCTCCGCGATCCGGCCGCGCACCCAGTGCGCCGCCGCCTGGTCGTGCTGCGCGATCAGCTCTGCCTGCCGGGTAGCCTTGTCCTTGCCGCCCCCCAGGATCGACGGCGCCTCGATGTAGAACTCTGCCAGGTCGCTCATCGCGTCCACGTTGTTGGCGTTGATCGCGACGGCCTTCTCGAACTCCATCCGCACGCGCTTCGCCATGCCCCACGCCGTCCAGAACGGCGCGTGCTCCGCCTTGTTGCCGTACGCGCGGCCCAGCCACAGGTGATAGTCGCTATTGTTGGGTTCCAGCGCCACGGCCTTCTCCGCCGCCTTCACCGCGTCGTCCCAGCGCTCCAGCGCCAGGTACGCGCGCGACAGCAGGTGCCACGCCTCGGCATCGTTCGCGTGCTCCTTGATGGTCGCTCGCAGGAGCGCGATCGCCTCGTCCATCTTGCCGGCCTTGAGCGCTTCCTTCCCGCTCGCCGCCGCCGCAAAACTCGTTCCCGTCAGGACCAGGCCCAACAGCAGACTGATAGCCCACTTCTTCACCGCTCGATCACCCTCACTTCCATGCCGTCTTTCAGCGCTTGTCCGGTGGAGGCGCCCAGCGCCACCGTCGCGCCGTCGCCGATGCCTTTCGCCACTTCGATGCGCGTCAGGCTCGAGACCGCGGTCTCCACATCGCGCCGCTTCAGTTCGCCTTTCACGATCTCGAAAACGTACCGCTTGCCACCGTCCTGGTGGATGGCCTCGCGCGACACCGTCAGCGCGTTGTCGTGCTTCGCCGTCGTCACCACCACGCTTACATTGATGTTCGGCAGCAGCTTCAGGTCGCCGTTTTCTACTTCCACGAGGATCTCGCCCACCGTGCGCGTCCCATGCTGCGTGACCGTGCTCGGCACTCGTGTCAGCGTCCCCGTCCACGTCCGGCCCGGCAGCGCGTCCCACGTGATGTTCACCGGCTGCCCCGTCGCCAGCCTCCCGATCTCCGGCTCGTCCACGAACGCGCGCACCTGGACGCGTTTCAGGTCGCCGATCTGCGCCAGCAGGTCGCCGGCGTTCACGTATTGACCCTGCTTCACCGGAAGGGAATAGACCAGCCCGTCGTGCGGCGCCGTCACGTTCGCGTTCTTCAGCAGCGACTGTGCCGCCTCATACGCCGCCCGCGCCTCGCCCGCCTCCGCCTGTACCTTCGCCACCTCCGGGTGCGAATAGCGCGAGCTCTGCTTCTGCTCCAGCGCGGTCACGTCCGCCTGCGCCTTCTTGTGGCGGTTCTCCGCCTCTTGCAGCTCCGCCGGCGACGCCGACCCGCGCTGCTCCAGCTGCTTCACGGCGTCCAGGTTCCGCTGTGCCGAGTCGCGCTCCGCCCGCGCCTTCACCAGCTCCGCCTCGCGGTTCAATACCTCTTCATGCGTGCCGCCGGTCTTGAGCGCCGCGATGTCGGCCTCGGCGCGCCTCAGTTGTGCTAGCGCCCGCGCCGCGTCCGCGCGCGCGTTCGCGTCATCGAGCTGCAGGATCTTCTGGCCCGCCTTCACCCGGTCGCCTTCGCGGACGAACAGCCGCTTCACCGTGGTCGCCGCCGGCGCGTGCGCCTCGAAGTTGTCCACCGGCTCGATCTTTCCGTTGGTGGAGATGGTGTTCACGATGTTCTCCCGCGTCGCCTTCTCCGCGCGCACCGGCACATCCCCGCCCCGGGTCGCGAACGCGACCAGGACCGCGGCCGCCAGCACCGCACCTCCCACCAGTCTCCAACGCTTTCCGTTCATGTTCTGGTAGCGCCCTCACCTCGACGGCGCGCACTTCTCCCTGCCGGCGCTTTCCACCCGGGGGAAACCTTAACTATAGCGGACTACGCCACGCCCATCTACGGGCGGTACATCGCCAATCAATGCCACCCAGCCTGTTTTGCTGTGTCTTTCCAATTAGATGCAGCGAACCCGCTGTCAGCTCCAACGACCAATCGGCAATTGGCAATCGACGATCCTGGCGTCCAACCCCTCCCTCCTGCCGCCACTCCCAATACTGTGACTCTGACGCAGTTCCGGACCGCCATCACCAATGCCGCGCGCGACGTCGACCGCCACCACGGCCTCGTCCTCGCCGCCGGCCTGTCCTACTACTTTGTCATGGCGCTCTTTCCGGCGCTCATCCTTTTCGCCGCCATCGTCGCCTACCTGCCCATTCCGGACCTCTTCAATCGGGCCCTCGACCTCATGGCCCGCGTCGTCCCGCCCGACAGCATGGGCCTGGTCCGCAAGATCCTCGCCGACGTCATCAGCCCCGGCCGCCACGCCTTCCTCTCCTTCGGCATCCTGGGCACGCTGTGGGCGCTCTCCGGCGGTTTCTCCGCCATGATGGACGCCCTCAACGTTTCCTACGACGTCCCCGAGACCCGCCCCTTCTGGAAGACGCGCCCGCTCGCGCTCCTGCTCGCCGTCATCGTCGGGACGCTTCTCATCACCGCCCTTGTCATCATGATCCTCGGCCCGCAATTCGGGCAGCGCCTTGCCAGCCACGCCCACCTCAGCGCCGCTTTCGTTGTCGCCTGGCCCTGGATCCAGTGGGGCAGCGCCATCATCTTCGCCATCCTCGCCATCGAGATCCTTTACTACCTCGGCCCCAACGTGCGGCAGCGCTTCTGGTGTACGCTCCCCGGCGCGCTCCTCGCGCTCGCTTGCTGGCTTCTGCTCTCGTACCTGCTCGGCGTCTACTTCCGTAACTTCGCCACCTTCAACCAGACCTACGGCTCGCTCGGCGCCGCCGTCGCCCTGATGGTCTGGCTCTACTGGTCGGGATTCGCCATGCTCCTCGGCGCCGAGTTCAACGCCGAGCTCATCACCTCCTGCGGCGCTCCCAAGCTCCCGCTCAAGGAGTTCATCCAGCAGTCCGCCGACGCCGAGGCCGCCGGCGCCGACCTCGCCGCCTAGGAACGCTCCGCTACCGCGTTCGCCCTCGGCCGCGGCCTTTGACTTTCGATCACCCGATCACCCGATCCCGCGATCCCCCGATACAATGTTCCCGTGAAGCCCCGCTACACTTCCGAACACGCCAAGGCCGGCCTCGACCACCCCTTTCCCGCCATCGAAACCTTCCCCAACCAGTTTCCCGGCTACGAGATCACCATCGACATCCCGGAGTTCACCTCCGTCTGCCCCAAGACCGGCCTGCCTGACTTCGGCGTCCTCTACGTCAAGTACATGCCCGCCGCCCGCTGCCTTGAGCTCAAGTCGCTGAAGGAATACATCCTCGAGTACCGCAACCTCGGCATCTTCCAGGAGAACATCGTCAACCGCGTCCTCGAAGACGTGGTGCAAGCCGCCAAGCCCGTCTGGGCCGTGGTCCGCGGCGAGTTCCGCCCGCGCGGCGGCATCGGCACCACCGTCGAAGCCCGCTACCCCCGCCCGAAAAAGTAGATTGCAACCAGGTTGCAGCGCGCTCGACCTCGCGCGCGCCTCTGCTACACTTCGCCAACCTTGCCCGCGATGCAGAAGAACGATCCTCGCACCATCTTCGGATGGTGCATGTACGACTGGGCGAACTCCGCCTACGCCACCGTCAGCGTCGGCCTCTTGCCGGTCTACTTCGCCTCCGCCATCGTGGGCCCCGACGGCCTCGCCCTCGGCGGCACCCGCTACGCCGCCGACACCCTGTGGGCCTTCATGGTCGGCTTTGCCGACTTCCTCGCGTTCCTCTGCGCGCCCGTGCTCGGCGCCATCGCCGACTTCTCCGCTGCCAAGAAGCGCTTCCTGCTCTTCTTCGCCTACGCCGGCTCGCTCTTCACCGTGCTGCTCTACCTCTCGCACTCCGGCGACGTCTACCGCACCATGCTCCTCTTTGTCGCCGCGCAAGTCGCCTTCATCAACGCCAACGTCGTCTACGACGCCTTCCTCCCCCAGATCGCCACCGACGACCGCATGGACTGGGTCTCCGGCAAGGGCTACTCCTTCGGCTACGTCGGCGGCGGCATCCAGTTCGCCCTCGCCCTCGCCCTCGTCGCCCTCCACGACAAGCTCGGCATCTCGCAGGGCACCGCCGCCCGCATCGGCATCGCCACCGCCGGACTCTGGTGGGCGGGCTTCACCCTCGTCACCGCCCGCCGCCTGCACGAGCCTCCCTCCCACGAGCCGCTCCCGCAACGCTTTGCGCGCCTCCCCTGGCCCGTCGCGTATCTCGCCGTCGGCCTTTCCCGCACTTGGCAGACGACCATGCGCGTCCGCCGCTTCAAGCACCTGCTCCTCTTCCTGCTCGCTTTCATGCTCTACAACGACGGCATCCAGACCGTCATCAACATGGCCTCGACCTACGGCACGGTCGAGCTCAGACTGCCCGCCTCCGCGCTCATGCTCACGCTGCTCATCATCCAGGGCGTCGCCGCCGTCGGCGCCATGTTCTTCGGATGGCTCACCACCCGCATCGGCACCAAGCGCGCCATCATGATCACGCTGGTGCTCTGGTGCGGCGTCGTCACTTACGCCTACTTCATCCACAGCGCGGTCGAGTTCTTCGTGCTCGGCATGATCGTCGGCCTCGTGATGGGCGGCTCCCAAGCCCTCAGCCGCTCCTACTACGGCTCCATGATCCCCGAGAACGCCAGCGCCGAGTTCTACGGCTTCTACACCGTCTTCACCAAGTTCTCGTCCATCGGCGGGCCCTTCGCCTTCGCCCTCATCAAGCAGACGACCGGCTCCTCCCGCCTCGCCATCGTCTCGCTCATGTTCTTCTTCGTCGCCGGACTCGTCCTGCTCTCGCTCGTCGACGAGCAGAAGGCCCGCGCCGCGCGCGTCGCCGGAGCTTTCTGATGTTCTGGTTCTGGGCCGTCTACAGCGCGGTCTTCGGGATCGTCATGCTCGTGGTCGTCGCGAGCGCCATTCTCGGACTGCGCCGCGTTCCCGACCTGCGTCTCGCGCCCGGCGAGGGCGAGCCGGAAGGGAAGCCGCGCCTCACCGTCATCGTTCCCGCGAAGAATGAAGAAGAGGGCATCGGCGCCTGCCTCGCCTCGTTCCTCGACCAGACCTACCACAACGTCGAGGTCATCGCCGTCAACGACCGCTCCACCGACTCCACCGGCGACATTATGGACAAGATCGCGGCCGCCTCCAGCGGCCGCATCAAGGTCCTCCACATCACCCAGCTGCCCCCCGGATGGCTCGGCAAGCAGCATGCCATGTGGACCGCCGCCAAGCTCGCGACGGGCGAGCTGCTCCTCTTCACCGATGGCGACGTCATGTTCGGCCGCGACTCGCTGCACCGCGCCGTCGCCTACGCCCAGGCCGAGCGCGCCGACCACCTGGTGCTCGCCCCCACCATGCTCACGCTCACCTTCGGCGAGAAGCTCATCACCGGCATGATCCAGATGGCCATCATCGGCCTGAAGCCGTGGCGCGTCTCCGATCCCAAGTCGAAAGCCTTCATCGGATGGGGCGCGTTCAACATGGTGCGCCGCAGCGCCTACCACGCCATCGGCGGCATGGAGCCGCTGCGCCTCTGCGTGGTCGAAGACATGGAACTCGGCCGCCGCATCAAGCGCGCCGGGCTCCGCTCGCGCTTCGCCTTCGGCCCCGGCCTGGTCCAGCTGCGTTGGGGACGCGGCCTGCTCGGCCCCGTCAACAACCTCACCAAGAACGCCTTTGCCGGCGTCGGCTTCCGTGCCTGGCTGGTCGCCGCGCTGGTGCTCGCGGTCCTGGCTTTTCACGTGCTGCCGTTCGGGCTTGTCTGGTTCGCGCCCGGCTGGACCAAGCTCGGCTTCGCGGTCGGCCTCGCCGCGCTCTTCGCCGCCTACGCCACCTTGCGCGACCTCTACGGCATCAGCCCGCTGTTCTTCTTCCTCAATCCCGTCGGCGCTTCTCTGATGTGCTACGCCATGCTGCGCTCGCTCTTCGTCACGCTGCGCCAGGGCGGCATCGTCTGGCGCGGCACCAAGTATTCCCTCGACGAGCTCCGCGCCGCCTCACCCAAACCCTGGGACTAGGGAAGAGTGGATGGGTCATGCTGAGGAGCGTGGCGAGCGCGCGTTTTCTCCCGCGCGCGAGCAGCGACGAAGCACCTTGGTTCTCGCCCACTGTGGACTGTGGACCGTGCACCGTGGACTACCGCTTCTCCGGATCCAGGTCTTCCACCTTCCCCTTCGTCCGGTACCGCCCTGCCGAGTACTTCCCATGCCGCGACGCGTCGTACTCCCGCGGCATGGGCGGCAGCTTCGCCGCCTCGCCGTGCAGTTGCCGCGCATCCTTGAGGATGATCTCCGCGCGCCCGTGGTACAGCTTCACCTTGCCGAAGATCTCGATCTCGCGCCCGGAGAGCTGTCGCACGTCGCCCACGTCGCGCAGGTTGCGCGCGAACACCACCACCGTGAACGCGCACTTGGTGTAGTCCTCGCAGAAGTCGAGGAACCACGTGCCCTTCTTTCCCTCCGCCACCTTCACCACTTTGCCGCGGACGCACACGCTCTCGCCGATCTTCTTCGGCGCCTCGGTGAAGGGAATGCACGCCCCCGCGGCCAGCGACGGCGTCAGCACGCAGGCAAGCATCCACACCGCCGCCGCCCGCCAGCCGCCGCCCGCCCGCCCGCTACTTCGTTGGCTCCATCCTGAGCGCATCGTTGAACCGGTTGAAGTAGTTGAACAGTCCGATGACGCTGGCCAGCTCCACCACCTCGCCCTCATCGTAGTGCCGCCGCAGCTCCGCGAACTGCTCGTCGCTCACGTGGTGCGAGTCGCGCGTCATCTGCTCCGCAAAGCGCACCGCGGCCTTCTCTCTGTCGGTCAGGTCAGTGCGGGTCTCGAACTCCGCCAGGTGCGCGAGCAGGTCGTCGCTCCATCCCAGCCGCCTTGCCAAGGCGGTGTGCGACGCCAGTCAATACTCGCAGGAGTTCAGTTGGCTCGTCCGGACGACGGCCAGCTCTTTCAGCTTCTTGGGCACCGTGCCGCTTTCCATGACCGCGCGGAAGTGCGCGATCATCGTGCGGAAGATCTCAGGCCGGTGCGCGACGGTGCGGAACATGTTGGGCACGTTCCCGCGCTCTTTCATGTAGTGGTCGTAGATGGCCTGGCTCTCCGCGTCCAGCTGCGCGCGGTCGAGCCGCGTGATCCGCGGCATCGCCCGCCCCTACTTCGTGAACGACTGGATCGCCGTCGCTTCGTCGTCCTTCACGTCGAACACGGTGTACAGCTTCGTGATCTGCAGCAGGTCGTGGACCTTCTTCGTCAGGTTCAGCAGCTTCAGTTCGCCGCCCTGGTTCCGCACCGTCGTGAACGCGCTCACCAGCTCGCCGATCCCGGAGCTGTCGATGTAGGTCACTTCGCCAAGGTTCAACAGGATCTTCTTGTCGCCCTTGCCGATCAGGTCGCGGATGGTGTCGCGCAGCACCACGCTGCCTTCGCCCAGCGTGATCCGCCCGCTCAGGTCCACGATGGTCACGTTCTCCACCTTCCGCGTGCTTGTCTTCATCATTGCTTCGCTTCCTCTCTGGATCCCTCGGCTTCGCCGCCGACGGTCTTGATGAGTTTGACTTCGGTTCCCGGTCGCAGGTTCCTGATCTGGACGTCGTCCATGAACGAGCGCATCAGGAAGATCCCGCGCCCCGATTGCTTCAACAGATTCTCCGGCGCCAGCGGGTCCGGCAGTTCCTCCGGACTCAGCCCCCGGCCTTCGTCGCTGATCGTGATGGCCAGCTTCTTGCCATCGTGCTCGAACACGACGTGCACCCGCTTCTTCGGGTCGTAGGCGTTCCCGTGCAGGACCGCGTTCACCATCGCCTCGCGCACGCTCATCGCCAGCCGATGGCAGTCCTCTTCGCTGAACCCGAGTTCCGCGGCGAGTTTCTCGGTCTTCTCTTCGGCCATGTTCACGCTGTCCAGCGTCGATTCCAGCGTGAACGAGACCCGCTTGTCGGTCATTTTCAGGGTGTTTTGCCTCGGCTGCCGGCCCGCTCTCGTTCGCGCGCGCCGCGCCACACTACTGCCGCCACTGCAAACTCAGGAATGCGGTAGTTTGCCTGTCACACACCATATTGTCAACGAAACCTCTTGCCAACGGAGTGGTAGCCCGCTCCCACTCGCGCCCGCGACCTTCCCAGCGCTGCGTTTCCTTCGCCTCCCATTTGCTGCCCGGCGTTACACTGGCTTCGGGCCACTCGCCACTCGCGACTGGAACTCGCAACTCGCATGTCCCTCGCCCTCACCGAGCTTCTCGGCGCCGCGGTCCTCGACCCTTCCGGGGCGGTCGCCGGGCGTGTGCGTGAGGTCGTCCTCTCTCCCCACCAGGAGGGACCGCGCGTCACCAACCTCATCGTCCGCACCCGCCAGGGCGAGCGCATGGTGCAGACCGATTCCGTCTCCGCCGTCACCTCTTCCAGCATTCGCCTCGAGCGCCCCGACTTCCGCCCGGTCGAAGGCACCGAAGGCTTGCTGCTGCTCTCCCGCGACCTGCTCGACCAGCAGGTCATCGACGTCAACGGTCGCAAGGTCGTCCGCGTCAACGACGTCGAGTTCACCCAGCTCCCCGTCAACGGCAACATCACCCTCAAGGTCGAAGGCGTCGACGTCGGCATGCGCGGCGCGCTCCGCCAGTTGCTCCAGGGCGTCGTCCCCCGCGGCGTCCTGCGCACGCTGCTCGCGCGCATCCCCGCGCGCCAGATCCCCTGGGAGTTCGTCGACCTCATCGAGACCGATCCCGCGCGCCGCGTGAAGCTCCGCATCGCGCATGACCGCCTCCAGCGCCTCCACCCCGCCGACATCGCCGACATCCTCGAGGAGCTCGCCCCCGCCGAGCGCGAGGCCGTCTTCGAGAACCTCGACGAAGATGTCGCCGCCGAGGTCGTCGAGGAGATCGATCCCAGGCTCCAGGCGTCCCTCGTCGAATCGCTCGAGCCCGAACACGCCGCCGACATCGTCGAGGAGATGCACCCCGACGCCGCCGCCGACCTCCTCGACAAGCTCCCCGAAGACACCTCCGACGAGATCCTCCACGAGATGGAGCCCGAGGAGCGCCAGGAAGTCACCGAGCTCCTCGAGTTCAAGGACGACACCGCTGCCGGCAAGATGACCACCGAGTACATCTCGCTCGCGCCCGTCGCCACCGTCGGCGACGCCATCGACATGCTGCGCAGCTTCGAGGGCGGCGTCGAGACCATCAGCACCGTCTACCTCATCGACCAGGACGAGAAGCTCGCCGGCATGGTCCCCCTCGCCCGCCTCGTCCTCTCGCCCGAATCCACCCCGCTCTCGTCCCTCGCCATCGACCCGGTCATCTCCTGCCACGCCGGCGCCAACGAGAAGGAGGTCGCCGAGCTCTTTGACAAGTACAACCTCCTCACCCTACCGGTCGTCGACGAGCAGGGCCGCCTCACCGGCGTCATCACCGCCGACGACGTCATCTCCCTCCTCCGCAGCAAGCTGTAATGCCTGCGTTCTCGTCACCGAGGTCATCCCGAGCGAGTCGAGGAACCTGCATTCGGAGCGCTCGCCTCCAGGCCGGCCGGGGCGGCGGCGTCCCGCCGCCGCAACGGGGTTGGCGCCGGCGACTCGCCGGCGCGGCCAGCGCTCAGCAACCCGTCCCGCCGCAGCGGCACCGTCATTCGTGAGCCCAGCACGTATGTGCTGGGAAACAAAAGGAAAGGGGCCCGAGTCGGCTTGAGCCGACGCCACTGGAAAGGCACTCCACATTACCTTCGTAATCTGGCCTTCCGCACAGTGCCCGCTTACCATCCGCGCAATGGCCAACTTTGCCGAACTTTGGCTGGCGGGGCTTTACTTTGTCAGCTTCGGTGTCGCCGTGGCGGCGTTCATCTGGTATGAGCACGCCCAGGGCGAGCGCACCTTCCTGTTCGCGCGCGCTGCCCGCAGCGAAGCGGAATCGACCGCGCTCGAGGCCCTGTTCGCCATGCGTGGCCTCATCCACCAGCTTGGCAACAACGCCCATGAGCTCGCGCTTCAGTTCGACATGGTGATGAACACCAAGGACGAGGCTCAGCAAGCTCAGGTCCGCGAGCGCTTGCGCCAGTCGCTCCATCGCTTCACCCAGATCACTCACCAGGTCTCCGAGATCGACGCCCGCCTCACCGGATACAAGAGCTCTTCCGCGAAGACCACCGAAGTCCCGCCCCACCTCTAGGTTCGGGTACCGCGGCCGCTCCGGCCGCGGCCTTTGACTTTACGTCGGTAGGCGCCGGCACGTGGGTAGGCGCCGGCACGTGGGTAGGCGCCGGCGACTCGCCGGCGCAATTCAAGATTCGAAAGTCCTCACTCCCGCGCGCTGCGCACCGGGTACACCTTCACCGGCCTCTCCACGCCCTTCACCTGTTCGCTGACCGCCTCCCCGAACACCTGCTGCAGCGCCCCGCACTTCGCCCATACCTCGTCCGACACCAGCAGCTCCGTCTCCATCGGCTTGTTCAACTGCTCGATGCGCGAGGCCACGTTCACCGCGTCCCCGATCACCGTGTACTCCAGCTTGTGCTTCGCCGACCCGATCGAGCCCACCACCACCTCGCCTGCATGGATCCCGATGCCGATCTTCATTGCGGGCACGCCCGTCGCCGCAAACAGGTGGTTGAGCCCCCGCACCCGCTTGCCGATCTCGATCGCGGCCTCCACCGCCGCCGCGCACGGATTCTCCAGCGCGATGGGCGCTCCGAACACCGCGAGCAGCCCGTCGCCCAGGTACTTGTTCACCGTGCCGCGCTGCTGCGCGATCGCCTCCACCGCCGCCTCCAGCAGCCGGTTCAGCACGCTCACCACCACCTCCGGTGGCCGCTCGTTCGAGAATGCTGTGAATCCCCGCACGTCCAGGAACAGGATCGCCACGTAGCGTTTTTCCGTCCGCGTGGCCTGGTCGCCCTTCGCCAGCAGGTCGGCCGCGACCTCGCTCGTCATGTACGCGCCGAACAGGTCGCGCAGCCGCTCCCGCTCCGCCAGCCCCGAGGCCATGGTGTTCACGTGCCCCGCGATCTGCCCGAACTCGTCGGTGGAGTAGAGCTCGGCACGCGCCCCGAGATCGCCTCGCCCGATGCTGTCCAGCGCGCTCACCAGCCGGTTCGTGTGCTCCGCCAGTTGGCCGCCCAGCACCGCCATCAGGAACAGGAACAGCGCCGCGCTCACCACTCCGATCAGCGCCAGGTCCCGCATCACGTGCATGATGTCGATCATCGCCGCCCAGTGCTGGCTCGCATGCATGTACAACGCCAGCAGGATGATCGCCATCGGCGCCACCACGAACATCGGGAAGAAGAACGCCATTCGCTGCCGCAGCGTGAAGGGACCCGCCGCCGCCGGGTCGGCCCCCGCGTCCAACAGTTGCGCCGCGATCGGCTGCACCACCCGCTCCATCGCCGCGAACTCGTATACCACGTGCGCGATCGGCACCACCGTCAGGTTCAACAGCCAGTAGAGCGGGAAGGTCCGCGTCGGCACGCCCAACGCGAACCATTGGTTCGCTGCCATCACCAGCAGCGTGATCCCCGCCGACGCCGCGATGGCGTGCACTCCGTACACCCGCGGGAAGATCACGCGCCGCGGCGCCCCCAGCGCCGCCGCTAGTCCCCGATCGAGCACATTGCTTCGAGCGGCGGTCTTTA
Encoded proteins:
- a CDS encoding tetratricopeptide repeat protein; the encoded protein is MKKWAISLLLGLVLTGTSFAAAASGKEALKAGKMDEAIALLRATIKEHANDAEAWHLLSRAYLALERWDDAVKAAEKAVALEPNNSDYHLWLGRAYGNKAEHAPFWTAWGMAKRVRMEFEKAVAINANNVDAMSDLAEFYIEAPSILGGGKDKATRQAELIAQHDQAAAHWVRGRIAETNKELESAEKEYTAGVQASNSAGAWLDLASFYRRSGEKAKMEAAVSKAVAAEKKKQGALYDAALVLYRGGRNFAMAAGLLRNYLKNPDNDEAPSFKAHYLLGQILEKQGDRSGAATEYEAALALAHDFEDAQTALKRVRGQ
- a CDS encoding efflux RND transporter periplasmic adaptor subunit, with the translated sequence MNGKRWRLVGGAVLAAAVLVAFATRGGDVPVRAEKATRENIVNTISTNGKIEPVDNFEAHAPAATTVKRLFVREGDRVKAGQKILQLDDANARADAARALAQLRRAEADIAALKTGGTHEEVLNREAELVKARAERDSAQRNLDAVKQLEQRGSASPAELQEAENRHKKAQADVTALEQKQSSRYSHPEVAKVQAEAGEARAAYEAAQSLLKNANVTAPHDGLVYSLPVKQGQYVNAGDLLAQIGDLKRVQVRAFVDEPEIGRLATGQPVNITWDALPGRTWTGTLTRVPSTVTQHGTRTVGEILVEVENGDLKLLPNINVSVVVTTAKHDNALTVSREAIHQDGGKRYVFEIVKGELKRRDVETAVSSLTRIEVAKGIGDGATVALGASTGQALKDGMEVRVIER
- a CDS encoding YihY/virulence factor BrkB family protein; amino-acid sequence: MTLTQFRTAITNAARDVDRHHGLVLAAGLSYYFVMALFPALILFAAIVAYLPIPDLFNRALDLMARVVPPDSMGLVRKILADVISPGRHAFLSFGILGTLWALSGGFSAMMDALNVSYDVPETRPFWKTRPLALLLAVIVGTLLITALVIMILGPQFGQRLASHAHLSAAFVVAWPWIQWGSAIIFAILAIEILYYLGPNVRQRFWCTLPGALLALACWLLLSYLLGVYFRNFATFNQTYGSLGAAVALMVWLYWSGFAMLLGAEFNAELITSCGAPKLPLKEFIQQSADAEAAGADLAA
- the queF gene encoding preQ(1) synthase produces the protein MKPRYTSEHAKAGLDHPFPAIETFPNQFPGYEITIDIPEFTSVCPKTGLPDFGVLYVKYMPAARCLELKSLKEYILEYRNLGIFQENIVNRVLEDVVQAAKPVWAVVRGEFRPRGGIGTTVEARYPRPKK
- a CDS encoding MFS transporter, giving the protein MQKNDPRTIFGWCMYDWANSAYATVSVGLLPVYFASAIVGPDGLALGGTRYAADTLWAFMVGFADFLAFLCAPVLGAIADFSAAKKRFLLFFAYAGSLFTVLLYLSHSGDVYRTMLLFVAAQVAFINANVVYDAFLPQIATDDRMDWVSGKGYSFGYVGGGIQFALALALVALHDKLGISQGTAARIGIATAGLWWAGFTLVTARRLHEPPSHEPLPQRFARLPWPVAYLAVGLSRTWQTTMRVRRFKHLLLFLLAFMLYNDGIQTVINMASTYGTVELRLPASALMLTLLIIQGVAAVGAMFFGWLTTRIGTKRAIMITLVLWCGVVTYAYFIHSAVEFFVLGMIVGLVMGGSQALSRSYYGSMIPENASAEFYGFYTVFTKFSSIGGPFAFALIKQTTGSSRLAIVSLMFFFVAGLVLLSLVDEQKARAARVAGAF
- a CDS encoding glycosyltransferase family 2 protein, with translation MFWFWAVYSAVFGIVMLVVVASAILGLRRVPDLRLAPGEGEPEGKPRLTVIVPAKNEEEGIGACLASFLDQTYHNVEVIAVNDRSTDSTGDIMDKIAAASSGRIKVLHITQLPPGWLGKQHAMWTAAKLATGELLLFTDGDVMFGRDSLHRAVAYAQAERADHLVLAPTMLTLTFGEKLITGMIQMAIIGLKPWRVSDPKSKAFIGWGAFNMVRRSAYHAIGGMEPLRLCVVEDMELGRRIKRAGLRSRFAFGPGLVQLRWGRGLLGPVNNLTKNAFAGVGFRAWLVAALVLAVLAFHVLPFGLVWFAPGWTKLGFAVGLAALFAAYATLRDLYGISPLFFFLNPVGASLMCYAMLRSLFVTLRQGGIVWRGTKYSLDELRAASPKPWD
- a CDS encoding carboxymuconolactone decarboxylase family protein — its product is MPRITRLDRAQLDAESQAIYDHYMKERGNVPNMFRTVAHRPEIFRTMIAHFRAVMESGTVPKKLKELAVVRTSQLNSCEY
- a CDS encoding STAS domain-containing protein, translating into MKTSTRKVENVTIVDLSGRITLGEGSVVLRDTIRDLIGKGDKKILLNLGEVTYIDSSGIGELVSAFTTVRNQGGELKLLNLTKKVHDLLQITKLYTVFDVKDDEATAIQSFTK
- a CDS encoding ATP-binding protein — its product is MTDKRVSFTLESTLDSVNMAEEKTEKLAAELGFSEEDCHRLAMSVREAMVNAVLHGNAYDPKKRVHVVFEHDGKKLAITISDEGRGLSPEELPDPLAPENLLKQSGRGIFLMRSFMDDVQIRNLRPGTEVKLIKTVGGEAEGSREEAKQ
- a CDS encoding CBS domain-containing protein, whose protein sequence is MSLALTELLGAAVLDPSGAVAGRVREVVLSPHQEGPRVTNLIVRTRQGERMVQTDSVSAVTSSSIRLERPDFRPVEGTEGLLLLSRDLLDQQVIDVNGRKVVRVNDVEFTQLPVNGNITLKVEGVDVGMRGALRQLLQGVVPRGVLRTLLARIPARQIPWEFVDLIETDPARRVKLRIAHDRLQRLHPADIADILEELAPAEREAVFENLDEDVAAEVVEEIDPRLQASLVESLEPEHAADIVEEMHPDAAADLLDKLPEDTSDEILHEMEPEERQEVTELLEFKDDTAAGKMTTEYISLAPVATVGDAIDMLRSFEGGVETISTVYLIDQDEKLAGMVPLARLVLSPESTPLSSLAIDPVISCHAGANEKEVAELFDKYNLLTLPVVDEQGRLTGVITADDVISLLRSKL
- a CDS encoding adenylate/guanylate cyclase domain-containing protein — protein: MDGSKTFSEFYRTCVRNLVIGTALSIVPAGAFYFFVFPYTPKQLAVLAVLGLLDLLIFLPLDLAVLRWTLRDVEKALSFMSSAKAGSASPLTGDAARKDRSSRADATVKTAARSNVLDRGLAAALGAPRRVIFPRVYGVHAIAASAGITLLVMAANQWFALGVPTRTFPLYWLLNLTVVPIAHVVYEFAAMERVVQPIAAQLLDAGADPAAAGPFTLRQRMAFFFPMFVVAPMAIILLALYMHASQHWAAMIDIMHVMRDLALIGVVSAALFLFLMAVLGGQLAEHTNRLVSALDSIGRGDLGARAELYSTDEFGQIAGHVNTMASGLAERERLRDLFGAYMTSEVAADLLAKGDQATRTEKRYVAILFLDVRGFTAFSNERPPEVVVSVLNRLLEAAVEAIAQQRGTVNKYLGDGLLAVFGAPIALENPCAAAVEAAIEIGKRVRGLNHLFAATGVPAMKIGIGIHAGEVVVGSIGSAKHKLEYTVIGDAVNVASRIEQLNKPMETELLVSDEVWAKCGALQQVFGEAVSEQVKGVERPVKVYPVRSARE